The sequence below is a genomic window from Agrobacterium tumefaciens.
AATAGATCGCCCGTCCGCAGCGGATAGGACTGTGGCCCTGGACGATAATGATCTGCTCGTCCTTGCGCATCGATTGTGTGATTTCGTGCGGCATTATTAGCGGGCGGCGCTGGAAAGTGATGCTTTCGGATTTCCGCGACGCGCTGTTTTTCGTACCCCAGCCGAGATTGCGAGAACTGCCTTTGACTTCGACAGTCATTTCTCCACATTGGGCTGAGACGTTGCGGGCGGTATCCAGTGCCTTGATCGCGGCGTAGCTCGCGAAAGCGCAGCCGTCGATCCACGACACCGCACCGTCTTTTCCGAAGTGCCGTTCCAGTTGCCCGACGGACTGGTACATCAGCATCATGCTGACGCCATACTTGCGACCGCGATCGCGCGCCTCTTCAAGCACGCGCATGTAGCCAAGCAGATCGACTTCGTCCAAAATGAACAACGCTCGCCTCGTGAACGCACCATCCGCTTCGATCATCGCGTTGATCAGCGAGCCGATGATCACCCGACCGATACCAGGATAGGACCGCAGGATCGATGCGGGGACATTGAGAAACACGTCTTTCTTTCCGCCAGCGATCTCGCTCGATTTGAACGTGTTGCCGCAAACCAGTGCCGCGTAATTATCGAGCGACAGCCATTGCGTATCCTTCGATGCCGTCGAATATACGCCTGAGAACGTTTGCTCGGTCATGTTAACAAAGACGCCGAGCGTTTCGCGGATGAAGGCGGACGCGGAGTGTTCCTGTACGTCGCGCAGCATGGCGAGCACGGAGGTTTCCGGCTCGGAGACGATCTGGCGCAGGCTGCGCAGGTTTCGCCGTCCTGCATATTCCGGTGACAGCATCACATGCGCCAGAAGACCGGTCAGCAGATTGTGCGCCTGCGATTGGAAGTAAGAGCCAGTCGACGATTCGAAGCGCACGCTTTCCGAGAGCAACATGTGCGCGATGCCGACAATGTCCTCTTCCTTTTTTAGCGAGTGCTCGATGCCGTCGAGCACGTTAAATCCCATGACCGGATTTGCCGGATCGAGCACAACGACCTCTCGGTCGAGTTTATCTCTTCGGTGGTCAACGACCATCGGGGCCACCTCGGTGGACGGATCCAGGCAAATGAGCGGACCCGTATATCTGAGCGCCGTCGGCACGACGTTGCTGGTGGTCTTGAAGCCACCAGAGCCTGCGAAGAAAAGCATGTGGGTCGAATCGAAATCCTGGGCGTAGGTCAGCAGCGGGGCTTTGCCACCACGTCCCCAGGTGGCCGGATCGTTCGGATCGAACGGCAGCTCATGGACGAGTTCCTTGTCGACCCTGTAGCGCTCACCGATGACGATTTCGCCATCATCGGGAAACAGCCGTGCCGCCGCCGACATCGGCAGCCAGTCTGCATCTCCGAATGTTCCGCGCCTGGCGCGCGTCACCTGTTCGGGCACGACGCTGGAGATGCGCGCCGCGACCGCGGCCGCCATGAATCCCATCGCTGCGCCAACGACCGCAATCATGTCGACGAATGAGAGCGCCTGATCCCAGGTCAGCACACCGCTCTCTACGAGCGGCTGAAGCCGCCCGAACTCGCGCAACCCGTAAAAGCCGGCCATCAGGAGAAAGCAGAGAAAGCTTGCCAACGCCACGGGCCTTCGCCGATGGAGGGGCAGCGCCCAGACCGCCAGCAATCCAGCCAGAGGCCCGAACAAAAGGACCGGTAACGGTGACGCCCGCAGGAACCAGTATTGCGGTTTGCCGGTGATGCCGGCGGCCAATTCAGGCCAGCGCCAGTGGGCGGCGTAAAAGGTAAAACCGGTGACGACGATGGGAACGATGATAAGCAACGCGCTTGGATGAGGTTTGGCCCTTCCCTTCATTCCGACGCCTTCGCAAAGCGTTCTAACCTGCCGCTGCATGCCGCGGCCCTAAAGGCGAGCTCCCCGATATCGCGAATACGCTGATGTTCAGGTGTCCCCGGCACGACCCGCGTCATTTCGAGAAGTCCGCCAAGCAGGAAAGCCCGATCGGCGTTCGACAGGCCCGCGCGAACGACAATGTCACCGAGCAAGAACTTTTCTCTCGCTCCCTTCTTTCGGTCAGATGTCATGAGGAACCTCCGTTTCCGAACCAGTCGCTCCATTTGCCTGTCCACG
It includes:
- the traG gene encoding Ti-type conjugative transfer system protein TraG; this encodes MKGRAKPHPSALLIIVPIVVTGFTFYAAHWRWPELAAGITGKPQYWFLRASPLPVLLFGPLAGLLAVWALPLHRRRPVALASFLCFLLMAGFYGLREFGRLQPLVESGVLTWDQALSFVDMIAVVGAAMGFMAAAVAARISSVVPEQVTRARRGTFGDADWLPMSAAARLFPDDGEIVIGERYRVDKELVHELPFDPNDPATWGRGGKAPLLTYAQDFDSTHMLFFAGSGGFKTTSNVVPTALRYTGPLICLDPSTEVAPMVVDHRRDKLDREVVVLDPANPVMGFNVLDGIEHSLKKEEDIVGIAHMLLSESVRFESSTGSYFQSQAHNLLTGLLAHVMLSPEYAGRRNLRSLRQIVSEPETSVLAMLRDVQEHSASAFIRETLGVFVNMTEQTFSGVYSTASKDTQWLSLDNYAALVCGNTFKSSEIAGGKKDVFLNVPASILRSYPGIGRVIIGSLINAMIEADGAFTRRALFILDEVDLLGYMRVLEEARDRGRKYGVSMMLMYQSVGQLERHFGKDGAVSWIDGCAFASYAAIKALDTARNVSAQCGEMTVEVKGSSRNLGWGTKNSASRKSESITFQRRPLIMPHEITQSMRKDEQIIIVQGHSPIRCGRAIYFRRKDMDIQARPNRFAKLGP
- a CDS encoding conjugal transfer protein TraD is translated as MTSDRKKGAREKFLLGDIVVRAGLSNADRAFLLGGLLEMTRVVPGTPEHQRIRDIGELAFRAAACSGRLERFAKASE